A genomic region of Fusarium oxysporum Fo47 chromosome VI, complete sequence contains the following coding sequences:
- a CDS encoding putative arabinanase, translating into MLGIKASLLLSCLALLNPASCRAIEERAVADHAVTFQTIYKPPSNYNTPKTLYGRNVQLADGTILATWENYSPEPPLVYFPIYQSKDKGSTWAPLSNVTDTKNGWGLRYQPFLYVLPQAIGNLAKGTILLAGNSIPTDLSKTKIDLYASTDSGKTWKYISNIATGGKAVPNNGETPVWEPFLMVYNNKLVCYYSDQRDPSYGQKLVHQTSSDGVTWDAVVNDVRGTAYSQRPGMTTVAKLPNGKWMMTFEYGGGASPNNAAFPVYYRISDSPLTFDSASNQILTAGSRAPSSSPYLTWSPSGGSSGSLIVTANSDNGIYINTNLGAAGSWVYYDIPQPGAYSRQAMVMDNPDWLYVMSAGYLNGDNWVTDSVFKLPNLS; encoded by the exons atgcttgGCATCAAGGCTTCCCTGTTGTTATCATGCTTGGCTCTCCTCAACCCTGCATCATGCAGAGCCATTGAGGAGCGGGCCGTCGCGGATCATGCCGTTACGTTCCAGACCATTTACAAGCCTCCCTCCAACTACAACACTCCCAAGACTCTTTACGGTCGCAACGTCCAGCTTGCTGATGGAACTATTCTTGCCACCTG GGAGAACTACAGCCCAGAGCCACCTCTGGTCTACTTCCCCATTTACCAGAGCAAGGACAAGGGCTCAACTTGGGCGCCTCTGTCCAATGTGACAGACACCAAGAACGGCTGGGGTCTTCGCTACCAGCCCTTCCTATACGTCTTGCCCCAGGCTATCGGCAACCTCGCCAAGGGAACTATCCTCCTTGCTGGAAATAGCATCCCCACCGATCtcagcaagaccaagatcgaTCTCTACGCTTCTACCGACAGCGGAAAGACCTGGAAGTACATCTCCAACATTGCTACTGGAGGAAAAGCCGTTCCCAACAACGGTGAAACTCCTGTCTGGGAGCCCTTCCTGATGGTGTACAACAACAAGCTCGTGTGCTACTACTCTGATCAGCGCGATCCCTCGTATGGTCAGAAGTTGGTTCATCAGACTTCCAGCGATGGTGTTACCTGGGATGCTGTCGTCAACGACGTTCGGGGAACTGCCTACTCTCAACGCCCTGGCATGACAACCGTTGCTAAGCTTCCTAACGGAAAGTGGATGATGACCTTCGAGTACGGTGGAGGAGCTTCGCCCAACAACGCCGCGTTCCCTGTTTACTACCGTATCTCCGACTCTCCTCTCACCTTCGACAGTGCGTCCAACCAGATCCTCACAGCTGGTAGCCGTGCGCCTAGCTCTTCGCCTTATCTGACCTGGTCACCTTCTGGAGGATCCAGTGGATCTCTGATTGTTACTGCTAACAGCGATAACGGCATCTACATCAACACTAACCTTGGCGCTGCGGGTTCTTGGGTTTACTACGACATTCCTCAGCCTGGTGCTTATTCTCGACAGGCTATGGTTATGGACAACCCTGATTGGCTGTATGTTATGAGTGCTGGATATCTCAATGGTGATAACTGGGTTACCGATAGTGTCTTTAAGCTTCCCAACTTGTCTTAG